A single genomic interval of Halostella salina harbors:
- a CDS encoding TrkH family potassium uptake protein translates to MNVRVDWRASLSLVGTVVKYLAVALVLPLATAAWYGEGLLTFGATILLAVTAGTALERLDPDPDLGAREGFLMVGLTWLAVAIVGAVPYLIAGEGTVAAPANALFESMSGFTTTGATVMGDISFDTHSRALMIWRQQTQWLGGMGIVVLAVAILPELSVGGAQLMDAEAPGPGIEKLTPRIAETARVLWLVYLGFTVLEFVLLYGLHMGGHAPNMTFYNAVAHPLTTMPTGGFSPEARSIEAFSAVVQWVIIPFMIAAGTNFALFWHVLRGEPSNLLGDSEFRTYAGAIGVVSALGAVILFTGPNLVGPDNPFPVAGNLESSLRHATFQAVSIVTTTGYASMDFEVWSGPAQYVLVFAMFVGGSAGSTGGGIKIVRWLVILKSIRRELFTTVHPEAVRPVRLAGRALDERALRGIYAFTLLYFALFLIGALLIAVDAARVGLDLAVIEALTASAATLGNIGPGLGMVGPMGSYLDFPTTSKLLMVGLMWIGRLEIIPVLVLLTSGYWRS, encoded by the coding sequence ATGAACGTCCGGGTCGACTGGCGGGCGAGCCTCAGCCTCGTGGGGACCGTCGTCAAGTATCTGGCCGTCGCACTGGTGCTCCCGCTCGCGACCGCGGCGTGGTACGGTGAGGGGCTGCTCACGTTCGGCGCGACAATCCTCCTCGCGGTGACGGCCGGGACCGCGCTGGAACGGCTCGATCCCGACCCGGACCTCGGCGCGCGCGAGGGCTTTCTGATGGTCGGCCTTACCTGGTTGGCGGTCGCCATCGTCGGGGCCGTCCCCTACCTGATCGCGGGGGAGGGGACCGTCGCCGCCCCGGCGAACGCCCTGTTCGAGAGCATGAGCGGCTTCACGACCACCGGGGCGACCGTGATGGGCGACATCTCCTTCGACACGCACTCCCGGGCGCTGATGATCTGGCGACAGCAGACCCAGTGGCTCGGTGGGATGGGGATCGTCGTCCTCGCGGTCGCGATCCTCCCCGAACTCTCCGTCGGGGGCGCACAGCTGATGGACGCCGAAGCCCCCGGTCCGGGCATCGAGAAGCTCACGCCGCGGATCGCCGAGACGGCGCGGGTGCTGTGGCTCGTCTATCTGGGCTTCACCGTGTTGGAATTCGTCCTCCTGTACGGACTCCACATGGGGGGTCACGCGCCGAACATGACGTTCTACAACGCGGTCGCCCATCCGCTGACAACGATGCCGACCGGCGGGTTCTCCCCGGAGGCACGCAGCATCGAGGCGTTCTCCGCGGTCGTCCAGTGGGTCATCATCCCGTTTATGATCGCCGCCGGGACGAACTTCGCGCTGTTCTGGCACGTCCTCCGGGGCGAGCCGTCGAACCTCCTCGGCGACAGCGAGTTCCGCACGTACGCCGGAGCGATCGGGGTCGTCTCGGCGCTGGGGGCGGTGATCCTGTTTACCGGCCCGAACCTCGTCGGTCCCGACAACCCGTTCCCGGTCGCCGGTAACCTGGAGTCCTCGCTCCGGCACGCTACGTTTCAGGCCGTCTCGATCGTCACGACGACCGGCTACGCGAGTATGGATTTCGAGGTCTGGAGCGGGCCAGCACAGTACGTGCTCGTGTTCGCCATGTTCGTCGGCGGGAGCGCCGGGTCGACCGGCGGCGGGATAAAGATCGTCCGCTGGCTCGTGATCCTCAAGTCGATCCGGCGTGAGCTGTTCACGACGGTCCACCCCGAGGCGGTCCGGCCGGTCCGCCTCGCCGGCCGGGCGCTGGACGAGCGCGCACTCCGAGGAATCTACGCGTTCACGCTGCTCTACTTCGCCCTGTTTTTGATCGGCGCGCTCCTGATCGCCGTCGACGCCGCGCGGGTGGGGCTTGACCTCGCGGTGATCGAGGCACTGACGGCGTCGGCGGCGACCCTGGGGAACATCGGTCCGGGGCTCGGGATGGTCGGCCCCATGGGGAGCTACCTCGATTTCCCGACCACGTCGAAGCTCCTGATGGTCGGGCTGATGTGGATCGGGCGGCTGGAGATCATCCCGGTGCTGGTCCTGCTGACCTCCGGCTACTGGCGGAGCTAG
- a CDS encoding cation:proton antiporter — MTAASGLVADVLVAAAGAFATLTAVVLYRVAKGPTMQDRVIAVNVIGSNTVVIIALLAAAFGEPGFLDVALIYALLNFLMSIAISKFTVERGGII; from the coding sequence GTGACCGCCGCGTCCGGGCTGGTCGCGGACGTGCTGGTCGCCGCTGCCGGAGCCTTCGCCACCCTCACCGCCGTCGTCCTCTACCGGGTGGCGAAGGGACCGACGATGCAGGACCGGGTCATCGCCGTCAACGTCATCGGCTCCAACACCGTCGTCATCATCGCGCTGCTGGCGGCGGCGTTCGGGGAGCCGGGCTTCCTCGACGTGGCGCTGATCTACGCCCTGCTCAACTTCCTGATGAGCATCGCCATCTCCAAGTTCACCGTCGAGCGTGGGGGGATCATATGA
- the coaBC gene encoding bifunctional phosphopantothenoylcysteine decarboxylase/phosphopantothenate--cysteine ligase CoaBC, which translates to MLSGVNVALGVTGSIAAVKTVELAHELRRRGASVRAVMTDSARGIVHPWAVEFATGNDVVTEITGDVEHVALCGREGWADVLLIAPATANTVGKVAAAIDDTPVTTCATTALGADVPVVVAPAMHEPMYDHPGVLEAIDRVESWGVDFVDPRIEEGKAKIATEDSIALAVARAAGDDALAGEHVVVTSGATAEAIDPVRVLTNRSSGRTGRAVACACHARGADVTLVHAAVGPRAVSDDGVAGDLAFADVREVERTADLLDATLDAAADADALVAAAAVADYTVEARDEKIRSGGTLSLDFEPTPKVIDEVRAANPDLPIVGFKAETGGDDDAMVAAARETLDRAGLAFVVANDAGVMGESETRALVVRADDASPFEGSKAGLGERVAEELVTELA; encoded by the coding sequence ATGCTCTCGGGAGTCAACGTCGCGCTCGGGGTCACCGGCTCCATCGCGGCGGTCAAGACCGTCGAACTCGCCCACGAGCTGCGCCGCCGGGGGGCGAGCGTCCGCGCCGTCATGACCGACAGCGCGCGGGGGATCGTCCACCCGTGGGCCGTCGAGTTCGCCACCGGGAACGACGTGGTCACGGAGATCACCGGCGACGTGGAACACGTCGCGCTCTGCGGCCGGGAGGGGTGGGCCGACGTTCTCCTGATAGCGCCCGCGACGGCCAACACCGTCGGGAAGGTCGCCGCTGCGATCGACGACACGCCGGTCACCACCTGCGCGACGACGGCGCTCGGCGCTGACGTGCCGGTCGTCGTCGCGCCGGCGATGCACGAGCCGATGTACGACCACCCCGGCGTGCTCGAGGCAATCGACCGCGTCGAGTCGTGGGGCGTCGACTTCGTCGACCCCCGGATCGAGGAGGGGAAGGCGAAGATCGCGACCGAGGATTCCATCGCCCTCGCCGTCGCGCGGGCCGCGGGCGACGACGCCCTCGCCGGCGAGCACGTCGTCGTGACGAGCGGCGCGACCGCCGAGGCGATCGACCCGGTGCGCGTGCTGACGAACCGGTCGTCCGGCCGAACCGGTCGCGCCGTCGCCTGCGCCTGCCACGCCCGCGGCGCGGACGTGACGCTCGTCCACGCGGCGGTCGGCCCGCGGGCCGTCTCCGACGACGGCGTCGCGGGCGACCTCGCGTTCGCCGACGTGCGCGAGGTCGAGCGCACCGCCGACCTGCTGGACGCGACGCTCGACGCGGCGGCCGACGCGGACGCGCTCGTCGCCGCGGCCGCAGTCGCGGACTACACGGTCGAGGCGCGCGACGAGAAGATCCGGTCGGGCGGCACGCTCTCCCTCGACTTCGAACCCACGCCGAAGGTGATCGACGAGGTGCGCGCCGCGAATCCGGACCTCCCGATCGTCGGATTCAAAGCCGAGACGGGGGGCGACGATGACGCGATGGTCGCGGCCGCCCGCGAGACGCTCGACCGCGCCGGCCTCGCGTTCGTCGTCGCCAACGACGCGGGCGTGATGGGGGAAAGCGAGACGCGCGCGCTGGTCGTGCGCGCGGACGACGCGTCACCGTTTGAGGGCAGTAAGGCCGGCTTAGGCGAGCGCGTCGCCGAGGAACTGGTGACGGAGCTGGCGTAG
- a CDS encoding monovalent cation/H+ antiporter subunit E has product MTEEPSARILVPVGESITLRNTVAYAVREAADRAAAGEAATVHFVYPVTGRVVDPAEFDDPESLLDRVEVWAREDLGDDSPDVEIETALRASDVYLFSPVDYARTLLEYADERNLDRIIVDPEYTPAGSAPMVRPLEYELSRSELTIEEAPVDRPTRRTRLVRGGGLAKFATVFGASFLFYNLLGGFTGAFDYVTGAFSALVTAALLSGISLKTAPGRRAPARILRFLVYVPYLLWEIAKANIEMAYVVLHPKLPIDPEMVEFEAAVWGDLPVTTLANSITLTPGTLTVDVSRREFHVHALTKSTRDGLLDGALERAVRFVFYGREAAAIASPAERREGETADETEVSDE; this is encoded by the coding sequence ATGACCGAGGAGCCGAGCGCTCGGATCCTGGTTCCGGTCGGCGAGTCGATCACGCTCCGGAACACCGTGGCGTACGCGGTTCGCGAGGCGGCCGACCGCGCGGCAGCCGGCGAGGCCGCAACGGTCCACTTCGTCTACCCGGTCACCGGGCGCGTGGTCGACCCGGCCGAGTTCGACGACCCCGAGTCGCTGCTGGACCGCGTCGAGGTGTGGGCGCGGGAGGACCTCGGGGACGACTCGCCGGACGTCGAGATAGAGACGGCGCTCCGGGCGAGCGACGTGTATCTCTTCAGCCCCGTCGATTACGCCCGGACGCTGCTGGAGTACGCGGACGAACGGAACCTCGACCGGATCATCGTCGACCCCGAGTACACGCCCGCGGGGAGCGCGCCGATGGTCCGTCCCCTGGAGTACGAGCTGTCGCGGTCCGAACTGACGATAGAGGAAGCGCCGGTCGACCGGCCGACGCGGCGCACGCGGCTCGTCCGCGGGGGCGGGCTGGCGAAGTTCGCCACCGTGTTCGGCGCGTCCTTTCTCTTCTACAACCTGCTCGGCGGGTTCACCGGGGCGTTCGACTACGTGACGGGGGCGTTCAGCGCTCTCGTCACCGCGGCGCTTCTCTCCGGGATCTCGCTGAAGACGGCCCCCGGACGGAGAGCGCCCGCCCGGATTCTGCGGTTCCTCGTCTACGTGCCCTACCTCCTCTGGGAGATCGCGAAGGCGAACATCGAGATGGCGTACGTCGTCCTCCACCCGAAGCTCCCGATAGACCCCGAGATGGTGGAGTTCGAGGCGGCGGTCTGGGGCGACCTGCCCGTGACGACGCTCGCGAACAGCATCACGCTGACGCCCGGGACGCTGACCGTCGACGTGAGCCGGCGCGAGTTCCACGTCCACGCGCTGACGAAATCGACGCGTGACGGCCTGCTCGACGGCGCGCTCGAACGGGCCGTCCGGTTCGTCTTCTACGGACGCGAGGCGGCGGCCATCGCCAGCCCGGCGGAACGACGCGAGGGGGAGACGGCCGACGAGACGGAGGTGAGCGACGAGTGA
- the trkA gene encoding Trk system potassium transporter TrkA yields the protein MRVIVVGAGEVGSSIAASLSASHDVVVVDRDPDRVESLTYELDVLAIEGDGTSLETLQEARVADADMVIASTDNDETNIVACSTAKTLGDVFTIARVKKTSLLRTWERSEGVFGVDFMVSVNLLTAESIVRIAGLPGAQDVGTFADGIVSMAEFGIAADSPIADQSVREADRFESLTFAAILRDDDVTIPTGDTTIEAGDRVVVIGSPESVRGFAAALTPDPTLSEANEVVIVGGGEIGYQTARLFEERGIAPRLIEHDPDRARELAEDLPETIVLESDATDREFLDREHVDEADLVVATLDSDEKNLLVSLLARRIGCARTIAVVNAAEYVDLFETVGIDVAVNPREVTAEEITRFTYEEQTENVAMIEADRAEVLEIEVDRDSVLADTEIHEAATEFPEGVVVGAITRDGAFITPRGDTVVHPGDHVVVFVDTEVLDEVSSLL from the coding sequence GTGCGAGTGATCGTCGTCGGCGCTGGCGAAGTCGGGTCGAGTATCGCCGCGAGCCTCTCGGCGTCACACGACGTGGTCGTCGTCGACCGGGACCCCGACCGCGTCGAGTCGCTGACCTACGAACTGGACGTGCTCGCCATCGAGGGCGACGGCACGTCGCTGGAGACCCTACAGGAGGCTCGCGTCGCCGACGCCGACATGGTGATCGCCAGCACGGACAACGACGAGACGAACATCGTCGCCTGCTCGACGGCCAAGACGCTCGGGGACGTGTTCACCATCGCACGCGTCAAGAAGACCTCCCTCCTCCGCACCTGGGAGCGCTCCGAGGGCGTCTTCGGCGTCGACTTCATGGTCAGCGTCAACCTCCTGACCGCCGAGAGCATCGTCCGGATCGCCGGACTCCCGGGTGCGCAGGACGTGGGCACGTTCGCCGACGGAATCGTCAGCATGGCGGAGTTCGGCATCGCGGCGGACAGCCCGATCGCCGACCAGTCCGTTCGGGAGGCCGACCGCTTCGAGTCGCTCACCTTCGCCGCCATCCTGCGGGACGACGACGTGACGATCCCGACCGGCGACACGACGATCGAGGCCGGCGACCGCGTCGTCGTCATCGGGAGTCCCGAGAGCGTCCGCGGGTTCGCCGCGGCGCTGACTCCGGACCCGACGCTCTCGGAGGCCAACGAGGTGGTCATCGTCGGCGGCGGCGAGATCGGGTACCAGACGGCACGGCTGTTCGAGGAGCGCGGGATCGCCCCCCGGCTCATCGAACACGACCCCGACCGGGCGCGCGAACTCGCGGAGGACCTCCCGGAAACCATCGTTCTGGAGAGCGACGCGACCGACCGGGAGTTCCTCGACCGGGAGCACGTCGACGAGGCCGACCTCGTCGTAGCGACGCTGGACAGCGACGAGAAGAACCTGCTCGTCTCGCTTCTGGCCCGTCGGATCGGCTGTGCGCGGACCATCGCGGTCGTCAACGCCGCCGAGTACGTCGACCTGTTCGAGACCGTCGGCATCGACGTGGCGGTCAACCCGCGGGAGGTGACCGCCGAGGAGATCACCCGGTTCACCTACGAGGAACAGACCGAGAACGTCGCGATGATCGAGGCCGACCGCGCCGAGGTGCTCGAGATCGAGGTCGATCGCGACAGCGTGCTCGCCGACACCGAGATCCACGAGGCTGCGACGGAGTTCCCGGAGGGCGTCGTCGTCGGCGCGATCACGCGCGACGGCGCGTTCATCACGCCCCGGGGCGACACGGTCGTCCATCCGGGCGACCACGTCGTCGTCTTCGTCGACACCGAGGTGCTCGACGAGGTGTCGTCCCTGCTATGA
- a CDS encoding type II toxin-antitoxin system RatA family toxin gives METVELSTLVHLPPEEVYDFLVDFPRYANYSEHLREVRRHGDGSPGTEYDLEFAWWKLTYTARSRVVAAEPPERIDWKLVKDVDAAGAWEVEEAADEAPPDAETASRVVLRIQVDVDSARGGLGLPRFVSFDWVVEKLKPKLRTEAEAIVERIVADLEGQRRSVDLRIHTAPDG, from the coding sequence GTGGAAACCGTCGAACTGAGCACGCTGGTCCACCTCCCGCCCGAGGAGGTGTACGACTTTCTCGTCGACTTCCCCCGGTACGCGAACTACTCCGAGCATCTGCGGGAGGTGCGCCGCCACGGCGACGGATCGCCCGGCACGGAGTACGACCTGGAGTTCGCCTGGTGGAAGCTGACCTACACCGCACGGTCGCGGGTCGTCGCGGCGGAGCCGCCCGAACGGATCGACTGGAAACTCGTGAAAGATGTCGACGCGGCAGGGGCGTGGGAGGTCGAGGAGGCGGCCGACGAAGCGCCGCCGGACGCGGAGACGGCGAGCCGCGTCGTCCTCCGGATTCAGGTCGACGTCGACTCCGCCCGGGGCGGGCTCGGACTGCCGCGGTTCGTCTCCTTCGACTGGGTGGTCGAGAAGCTGAAACCGAAGCTCCGAACGGAGGCCGAGGCGATCGTCGAGCGGATCGTCGCGGACCTCGAAGGCCAGCGGCGGTCGGTCGACCTGCGGATTCACACCGCACCGGACGGATAG
- a CDS encoding TrkH family potassium uptake protein yields the protein MSRHSSRVPAALATIARDVGSLLLIEALLMTVTVVVALTFREFHAAFSFLLAGGLTAAVGGGARLRFSDAPDPRMKHGMVIAAAGWFAVALFGALGFLLTAYLTPEQVAAGYVPAGAEYSQSSLRYFESPLHALFESMSGWTGSGLTMAVHEPSLPYALQWWRSLIQWVGGVGVIVLTVSILSRPGSGSYALYRSETREEKIHPSVVSTVRTVWKIFVVYSVLSVLALFVAIYWTQDLPLFDAAWQALNHAMTGLATGGFSVTDNSIATYDSPLIETVLLPVMTLGAIAFPIHYGVLNGRDPRLLLSDLQTRWLFVLLGAGVVVLSAQNALVDPISAAAFDGSSDAVRDSTFQWISALTCTGFQSAPIGEWSPGGKLVVSVAMVIGGAAGSTVGGIKIVRAYTVARGIRWQFSRVFLPQSAVVNARLGDRVLDRGEMEREFSEAAIVTLLWVILLVASSLALVNATGADYASALFEVASAQGNVGLSTGITGPDMPAVAEGMFVLNMWVGRLEIIPVLVFARSVLYGLEP from the coding sequence ATGAGCCGCCATAGTTCGCGGGTTCCGGCGGCGCTGGCGACGATAGCCCGCGACGTCGGGTCGCTGCTGCTGATCGAGGCGCTGCTGATGACGGTGACCGTCGTCGTCGCGCTCACGTTTCGTGAGTTCCACGCGGCGTTTTCGTTCCTGCTCGCCGGCGGCCTCACCGCCGCGGTCGGCGGCGGGGCGCGGCTCCGGTTCAGCGACGCGCCGGACCCCCGGATGAAACACGGGATGGTGATCGCCGCGGCCGGCTGGTTCGCCGTGGCGCTGTTCGGGGCGCTGGGGTTTCTCCTGACCGCGTACCTGACCCCCGAACAGGTCGCCGCGGGCTACGTGCCGGCGGGCGCGGAGTACTCGCAGTCGAGCCTCCGGTACTTCGAATCCCCGCTGCACGCCCTGTTCGAGAGCATGAGCGGGTGGACCGGGAGCGGGCTGACGATGGCGGTCCACGAGCCGTCGCTGCCCTACGCCCTCCAGTGGTGGCGCTCGCTCATCCAGTGGGTCGGCGGCGTCGGCGTCATCGTGCTCACGGTGTCTATCCTCTCGCGTCCCGGTAGCGGGAGCTACGCCCTCTACCGGAGCGAAACCCGCGAGGAGAAGATCCACCCGAGCGTCGTCAGCACGGTTCGGACCGTCTGGAAGATATTCGTCGTCTACTCGGTCCTCTCGGTGCTCGCGCTGTTCGTGGCGATCTACTGGACGCAGGACCTCCCGCTGTTCGACGCGGCATGGCAGGCGCTCAACCACGCGATGACCGGGCTGGCGACCGGCGGGTTCAGCGTGACGGACAACTCGATCGCCACGTACGACTCACCGCTCATCGAGACGGTGCTGCTCCCGGTCATGACGCTCGGGGCCATCGCCTTCCCGATCCACTACGGCGTGCTGAACGGCCGCGACCCGCGCCTGCTCCTCTCGGACCTCCAGACCCGCTGGCTGTTCGTGCTGCTCGGTGCCGGCGTCGTCGTCCTCTCGGCCCAGAACGCACTCGTCGACCCGATTTCCGCGGCGGCGTTCGACGGGTCGTCCGACGCGGTCCGGGACTCGACGTTCCAGTGGATCAGCGCGCTCACCTGCACCGGGTTCCAGTCGGCACCCATCGGCGAGTGGAGTCCCGGCGGCAAGCTCGTCGTGAGCGTCGCGATGGTGATCGGCGGCGCGGCAGGGTCGACAGTCGGCGGTATCAAGATCGTTCGCGCGTACACCGTCGCGCGGGGCATCCGCTGGCAGTTCTCGCGCGTGTTCCTGCCCCAGTCCGCGGTCGTCAACGCCCGCCTCGGCGACCGGGTCCTTGACCGCGGCGAGATGGAACGGGAGTTCAGCGAGGCGGCCATCGTCACGCTCCTCTGGGTCATCCTGCTGGTCGCGAGCAGTCTCGCCCTGGTCAACGCCACCGGTGCCGACTACGCGAGCGCGCTGTTCGAGGTGGCGAGCGCCCAGGGCAACGTCGGCCTCTCGACCGGGATCACCGGTCCGGATATGCCCGCCGTCGCGGAGGGGATGTTCGTCCTCAACATGTGGGTCGGCCGCCTGGAGATCATCCCGGTGCTCGTGTTCGCCCGGTCGGTCCTCTACGGGCTGGAACCCTAG
- a CDS encoding NAD(P)/FAD-dependent oxidoreductase, with product MHRDVLIVGGGVAGLSAGIFTARAGLDTLVVSEGESILERNAHLENYPGFPAGVDARLLLRMTREQAERAGVGFATGRVTDLSRADGDGFVVTTADGDRYTADHVVAASWSDASYLRDIDVGVVDRGSKAFADVESGGRTAVDGVYAAGRLADEPHQAVVCAGHGAKVGLAVVHDSDANHYHDWTTPEGYFTGRDRDVPPNCEEIDDAERRERERESRELLREYLAEPLDDEPTMHPSVADEK from the coding sequence ATGCACCGTGACGTGCTGATCGTCGGCGGCGGCGTGGCCGGGCTGTCGGCCGGCATCTTCACCGCCCGCGCCGGCCTCGACACGCTCGTCGTCTCGGAGGGCGAGTCGATCCTCGAACGCAACGCGCACCTGGAGAACTACCCCGGATTCCCGGCCGGGGTCGACGCCCGCCTGCTGCTGCGGATGACCCGCGAGCAGGCCGAACGCGCCGGCGTCGGGTTCGCGACCGGCCGCGTGACGGACCTCTCCCGCGCCGACGGCGACGGCTTCGTCGTCACGACGGCCGACGGGGACCGGTACACGGCGGACCACGTGGTCGCCGCGTCGTGGTCCGACGCGTCCTATCTCCGCGACATCGACGTGGGCGTCGTCGACCGCGGGAGCAAGGCGTTCGCGGACGTGGAATCTGGCGGCCGAACTGCTGTCGACGGCGTGTACGCCGCCGGCCGCCTCGCGGACGAGCCACATCAGGCGGTCGTCTGTGCCGGCCACGGCGCGAAGGTCGGCCTGGCCGTCGTCCACGACTCCGACGCGAACCACTACCACGACTGGACGACGCCCGAGGGCTACTTCACCGGCCGGGACCGCGACGTGCCGCCGAACTGCGAGGAGATCGACGACGCCGAGCGCCGGGAGCGCGAGCGCGAGAGCCGCGAACTGCTCCGGGAGTATCTCGCCGAACCGCTGGACGACGAGCCGACGATGCACCCGAGCGTCGCAGACGAGAAGTAA